From Triticum urartu cultivar G1812 chromosome 2, Tu2.1, whole genome shotgun sequence, a single genomic window includes:
- the LOC125534242 gene encoding probable xyloglucan endotransglucosylase/hydrolase protein 12, which produces MESSRRALLLVAMAATVIGLASASFRDNCDIKWNPENAAFSDDGHGLTMSLKSNSSGCLLQTKKQFIYGSVSTLIKLVPGNSAGTVTTYYTSSVGADHDEIDFEFLGNETGQPYTLHTNVFADGVGKKEMQFVPWFDPTADFHAYTISWTPCMIVWYVDDVPIRVFRNYRDKGIAYPIKRPMFGYSSIWSAEDWATQGGRVKADWSKAPFVAGYRDMVLDVCPCDGADSCVYGCAGAFSHGGRQQNCAGLTDQQRAKMQEVQKSHKIYDYCVDYRDNKKPGPECSLPQY; this is translated from the exons ATGGAGAGCTCAAGGAGGGCCCTCCTCCTGGTGGCGATGGCGGCGACGGTCATCGGCCTCGCGAGTGCCAGTTTCCGTGACAACTGTGACATCAAGTGGAACCCCGAGAACGCGGCCTTCTCCGATGACGGCCACGGCCTGACCATGTCCCTAAAGAGCAACTCCTCCGGCTGCTTGCTGCAGACGAAGAAGCAGTTCATCTACGGCAGCGTCTCCACCCTCATCAAGCTCGTCCCGGGGAACTCCGCCGGCACCGTCACCACATACTAC ACATCGTCCGTGGGGGCCGACCATGACGAGATCGACTTCGAGTTCCTGGGGAACGAGACCGGGCAGCCCTACACGCTGCACACCAACGTGTTCGCCGACGGCGTGGGCAAGAAGGAGATGCAGTTCGTGCCCTGGTTCGACCCCACCGCCGACTTCCATGCCTACACCATCTCCTGGACGCCCTGCATGATCGTCTGGTACGTCGACGACGTCCCCATCCGGGTGTTCCGCAACTACCGGGACAAGGGCATTGCGTACCCGATCAAGCGTCCCATGTTCGGCTACTCCAGCATCTGGTCGGCGGAGGACTGGGCCACGCAGGGCGGCCGCGTCAAGGCCGACTGGTCCAAGGCACCCTTCGTCGCCGGCTACCGCGACATGGTCCTCGACGTCTGCCCCTGCGACGGAGCCGACTCCTGCGTCTACGGCTGCGCCGGGGCGTTCAGCCACGGCGGGCGGCAGCAGAACTGTGCTGGCCTCACCGACCAGCAGCGGGCCAAGATGCAGGAGGTGCAGAAGTCTCACAAGATCTACGACTACTGCGTCGACTACCGGGACAACAAGAAGCCCGGCCCCGAGTGCAGCCTGCCGCAGTACTGA